Proteins from a genomic interval of Cognatishimia sp. WU-CL00825:
- the folD gene encoding bifunctional methylenetetrahydrofolate dehydrogenase/methenyltetrahydrofolate cyclohydrolase FolD, protein MAAEIIDGKAFAATVREKVALHVTRLKEENGITPGLAVVLVGEDPASQVYVRSKGKQTVEVGMNSFEHKLDADTSEADLLDVVDKLNNDPAVHGILVQLPLPGHLNEDLIINSISPEKDVDGFHISNVGLLGTGQKSMVPCTPLGCLMMLRNYHGSLSGLNAVVVGRSNIVGKPMAQLLLGDSCTVTIAHSRTKDLPDVVRRADIVVAAVGRPEMVPGDWIKEGATVIDVGINRIERDGKNKLVGDVDFASASENAGAITPVPGGVGPMTIACLLANTVTACSRANGLAEPEGLTA, encoded by the coding sequence ATGGCGGCGGAAATTATTGACGGTAAGGCCTTTGCGGCAACGGTACGCGAAAAGGTCGCGCTGCATGTGACGCGCCTGAAAGAAGAAAACGGTATTACGCCTGGCTTGGCCGTTGTGCTGGTGGGCGAAGACCCTGCAAGCCAAGTATATGTCCGATCGAAAGGAAAGCAGACTGTTGAAGTCGGCATGAATTCTTTTGAACACAAGCTTGACGCGGACACATCAGAGGCCGATTTGCTTGACGTTGTGGACAAGCTAAACAACGATCCTGCAGTGCACGGAATTCTTGTGCAGCTGCCTTTGCCCGGTCATCTGAACGAGGATTTGATTATAAATTCGATCTCGCCAGAGAAAGACGTTGATGGCTTTCATATTTCCAACGTTGGGTTGCTGGGCACGGGCCAGAAATCCATGGTGCCCTGTACGCCTCTTGGCTGCCTTATGATGCTGCGCAATTACCATGGCTCTTTGTCGGGCCTAAATGCGGTTGTCGTTGGCCGTTCAAACATTGTGGGCAAGCCAATGGCGCAGTTGTTGCTTGGTGATAGCTGCACGGTAACAATCGCTCATAGCCGCACCAAAGATCTGCCTGATGTCGTGCGTCGTGCAGATATTGTAGTGGCCGCAGTCGGCCGGCCTGAAATGGTGCCAGGCGATTGGATCAAAGAAGGTGCGACGGTTATTGACGTTGGCATCAACCGAATTGAACGCGATGGCAAGAACAAGCTGGTTGGCGATGTGGATTTTGCTTCTGCTTCTGAAAACGCTGGCGCTATTACACCAGTTCCAGGTGGCGTGGGTCCGATGACAATCGCGTGCTTGCTGGCAAATACCGTCA
- a CDS encoding chorismate mutase, with the protein MTATRRPENCHDMTAVRHGIDAVDQELVTLLVQRAGFIDRALELKKGNGWPARIPDRVEEVVENVRAEAARQGLDPNLVDCLWRQLIEWSIDREEQGLSQE; encoded by the coding sequence ATGACCGCAACACGACGACCCGAGAATTGTCACGACATGACCGCTGTGCGGCATGGCATTGATGCAGTCGACCAGGAACTTGTGACCCTTTTGGTCCAGCGCGCGGGCTTTATTGACCGTGCGCTCGAACTCAAAAAGGGCAATGGTTGGCCGGCGCGAATTCCGGATCGTGTTGAAGAAGTTGTTGAAAATGTGCGCGCCGAAGCGGCGCGACAGGGGCTGGACCCGAATCTTGTAGATTGCCTTTGGCGACAATTGATTGAGTGGTCCATAGATCGAGAAGAGCAGGGGCTTTCACAAGAATAG
- a CDS encoding formate--tetrahydrofolate ligase: MGYKSDIDIAREAKKRPIQEIGAKLGMSAEDLLPYGHDKAKVGQDYINSVQSNDDGKLILVTAINPTPAGEGKTTTTVGLGDGLNRIGKNATICIREASLGPNFGMKGGAAGGGYAQIVPMEEMNLHFTGDFHAITSAHSLLSAMVDNHIYWGNKLDIDTRRVTWRRVVDMNDRALRQITASLGGVSNGFPREAGFDITVASEVMAILCLATDLKDLEKRLGDIIVAYRRDKSPVYCRDIKAEGAMTVLLKDAMQPNLVQTLENNPAFVHGGPFANIAHGCNSVIATKTALKVSDYVVTEAGFGADLGAEKFMNIKCRKAGIAPSAVVLVATVRAMKMNGGVAKADLGTESVEAVEKGCANLGRHIENVKSFGVPVVVAINHFVTDTDAEVDAIKAFVATHGCEAILSRHWELGSEGSEDLAKKVVDLAESGSAHFAPIYADDMPLFEKIETVAKRIYRADEVLADKKIRNQLREWEDAGYGNLPVCMAKTQYSFSTDPNLRGAPTGHSVPVREVRLSAGAGFIVVVCGEIMTMPGLPRAPSAEFIKLNEEGQIEGLF, from the coding sequence ATGGGTTATAAGTCTGACATTGATATTGCGCGCGAAGCCAAAAAGCGTCCAATTCAGGAAATAGGCGCCAAGCTTGGCATGAGCGCAGAAGATCTTTTGCCTTATGGCCACGACAAGGCAAAGGTTGGCCAAGACTATATCAACTCTGTTCAGTCAAATGATGACGGTAAACTGATTCTGGTCACAGCGATCAACCCAACACCTGCTGGTGAGGGCAAAACGACGACAACAGTTGGTTTGGGCGATGGTCTGAACCGCATCGGGAAAAATGCCACGATTTGTATTCGCGAGGCGTCTCTTGGGCCAAACTTCGGTATGAAGGGTGGAGCAGCAGGTGGCGGCTATGCACAGATCGTGCCCATGGAAGAAATGAACCTGCACTTTACCGGTGACTTTCACGCGATCACATCCGCGCATTCCTTGCTCTCTGCAATGGTCGACAATCACATCTATTGGGGCAACAAACTAGACATCGACACACGGCGTGTCACTTGGCGACGTGTTGTTGACATGAATGACCGTGCCTTACGCCAAATCACCGCGTCTTTGGGTGGGGTTTCCAACGGTTTCCCACGCGAAGCTGGGTTTGATATTACGGTAGCCTCTGAAGTCATGGCGATTTTGTGCTTGGCGACAGATTTGAAAGATCTTGAGAAACGCCTTGGTGATATAATCGTTGCCTACCGTCGTGACAAAAGTCCGGTTTATTGCCGCGACATCAAAGCCGAGGGTGCAATGACAGTGCTCTTGAAAGATGCGATGCAGCCAAACCTTGTTCAAACGCTGGAAAATAACCCAGCCTTTGTACACGGCGGGCCTTTCGCAAACATCGCCCATGGCTGTAACTCTGTGATCGCGACCAAGACAGCCTTAAAAGTGTCTGACTATGTTGTGACCGAAGCCGGGTTTGGGGCCGATTTAGGCGCAGAAAAATTCATGAACATCAAATGCCGCAAAGCTGGCATTGCACCTTCTGCGGTTGTTCTGGTTGCTACTGTGCGGGCGATGAAAATGAACGGTGGCGTGGCCAAAGCGGACCTAGGAACCGAAAGTGTTGAAGCCGTTGAAAAAGGCTGTGCAAACCTTGGACGTCACATCGAAAACGTAAAGTCGTTTGGTGTGCCGGTTGTCGTGGCAATTAACCACTTTGTAACCGATACGGACGCCGAAGTAGACGCCATCAAAGCGTTTGTCGCAACTCACGGATGCGAGGCCATCTTGTCCCGCCACTGGGAGCTGGGATCGGAAGGCTCAGAAGACCTTGCCAAAAAGGTTGTTGATCTGGCCGAGTCTGGTTCCGCGCATTTTGCGCCGATCTACGCCGATGATATGCCTTTGTTTGAGAAGATTGAAACAGTGGCAAAGCGCATTTACCGAGCCGACGAAGTACTTGCCGACAAAAAAATCCGCAATCAGCTGCGGGAATGGGAAGACGCCGGATATGGCAACCTGCCAGTGTGTATGGCTAAAACCCAATACTCATTTTCTACCGACCCGAATCTGCGCGGTGCACCAACCGGCCATTCAGTTCCGGTTCGAGAAGTACGATTGTCTGCCGGTGCAGGTTTCATCGTTGTTGTATGCGGAGAGATTATGACAATGCCGGGTCTGCCACGCGCACCCTCGGCGGAATTCATCAAGCTTAACGAAGAAGGGCAGATAGAAGGGTTGTTCTAA
- the ftsH gene encoding ATP-dependent zinc metalloprotease FtsH — translation MGNARNIAFWLVAFLLVVALFNLFSGNSSALQSREIGYSDFVAAVDDGAVTSVTLDGEKVIYRGADGKDYVTIAPDDAKVTELLLAKNVPVQAEAQEQSGLQSFLLSLLPFALLIGVWIYFMNRMQGGGKGGAMGFGKSKAKMLTEKHGRVTFDDVAGIDEAKEELEEIVEFLRNPQKFSRLGGKIPKGALLVGPPGTGKTLLARAIAGEAGVPFFTISGSDFVEMFVGVGASRVRDMFEQAKKNAPCIVFIDEIDAVGRHRGAGYGGGNDEREQTLNQLLVEMDGFEANEGVIILAATNRKDVLDPALLRPGRFDRNVTVGNPDIKGREKILGVHARKTPLGPDVDLRIIARGTPGFSGADLANLVNEAALTAARVGRRFVTMVDFEFAKDKIMMGAERRSMVMTQEQKEMTAYHEAGHAIVGITLPKCDPVYKATIIPRGGALGMVMSLPEMDRLNMFKEECHQRLAMAMAGKAAEIIKYGEDEVSNGPAGDIQQASGLARAMVMQWGMSDKVGNIDYQEAAAGYQANGGAGGFSVSAATKEMIESEVKRLIDEGYKRAAEILTEKSDEFERLAQGLLEYETLTGEEINRVIRGEPPHASDDDDEDNKDEGNAPSLTAVPKTKPRTKPSGDSDLEPEPSA, via the coding sequence TTGGGCAACGCACGCAATATTGCTTTTTGGTTGGTGGCCTTCCTGCTGGTTGTCGCCCTGTTTAATTTATTCAGTGGCAACAGCAGCGCGCTACAGAGCCGCGAAATTGGGTATTCAGATTTCGTAGCAGCTGTTGATGACGGCGCGGTGACCAGCGTAACGCTGGACGGCGAAAAGGTTATTTATCGAGGAGCCGATGGTAAAGACTATGTGACCATCGCGCCAGACGACGCAAAAGTAACAGAGCTTTTGCTGGCAAAGAACGTGCCTGTACAGGCCGAAGCTCAAGAGCAGTCAGGACTTCAGTCCTTTTTGCTAAGCCTTTTGCCATTTGCGCTTTTGATCGGTGTTTGGATTTATTTCATGAACCGTATGCAAGGGGGCGGCAAAGGCGGCGCGATGGGTTTTGGGAAATCCAAAGCCAAAATGCTAACAGAAAAGCATGGCCGCGTTACATTTGATGATGTCGCTGGCATCGACGAAGCCAAGGAAGAGCTTGAGGAAATTGTAGAATTTCTGCGCAACCCGCAAAAGTTCTCGCGTCTCGGCGGTAAAATTCCAAAAGGCGCTTTGTTGGTCGGGCCTCCGGGCACTGGTAAAACACTGCTTGCCCGCGCCATCGCAGGTGAAGCTGGCGTTCCATTCTTTACAATCTCTGGTTCTGACTTTGTCGAAATGTTCGTAGGTGTCGGTGCATCCCGTGTGCGTGACATGTTTGAACAAGCCAAAAAGAACGCACCTTGCATTGTATTCATCGATGAAATCGACGCAGTCGGTCGTCATCGTGGTGCCGGCTACGGCGGTGGCAACGACGAACGCGAACAAACATTGAACCAATTGCTGGTTGAGATGGATGGTTTTGAAGCCAACGAAGGTGTGATCATTCTGGCGGCGACAAACCGCAAGGACGTGCTGGACCCAGCATTGTTGCGTCCAGGTCGTTTTGACCGGAACGTGACCGTGGGTAACCCGGACATCAAAGGTCGTGAAAAGATTTTGGGCGTGCATGCGCGCAAGACACCGCTTGGCCCAGATGTTGATCTGCGCATTATTGCTCGTGGTACACCTGGTTTCTCTGGTGCCGATCTTGCGAACCTCGTAAACGAAGCTGCATTGACGGCGGCCCGTGTTGGACGCCGGTTTGTGACAATGGTCGATTTTGAATTTGCGAAAGATAAAATCATGATGGGTGCAGAGCGCCGCAGCATGGTTATGACCCAAGAGCAAAAAGAAATGACCGCTTATCACGAAGCAGGCCACGCGATTGTCGGCATCACTCTGCCAAAATGTGATCCTGTTTATAAGGCAACCATCATTCCACGCGGCGGCGCATTGGGCATGGTTATGAGCCTTCCAGAAATGGATCGTCTGAATATGTTCAAAGAAGAATGTCATCAGCGCTTGGCAATGGCGATGGCTGGTAAAGCAGCCGAAATCATCAAATATGGTGAGGACGAAGTGTCTAACGGTCCGGCGGGCGACATTCAGCAAGCCTCTGGCCTGGCACGCGCGATGGTTATGCAGTGGGGCATGTCCGACAAAGTTGGCAACATCGATTACCAAGAGGCTGCTGCCGGGTATCAAGCTAACGGTGGGGCCGGTGGGTTCTCTGTGTCTGCGGCAACCAAAGAGATGATCGAGTCGGAAGTAAAACGCTTGATTGACGAAGGCTATAAGCGCGCGGCAGAAATTCTAACCGAAAAAAGCGATGAATTTGAGCGGCTTGCACAAGGCTTGTTGGAATATGAAACGCTGACGGGCGAAGAGATTAACCGCGTTATCAGAGGGGAGCCTCCACATGCGTCTGATGATGATGACGAAGATAACAAGGACGAAGGCAATGCGCCAAGTCTGACGGCGGTTCCAAAAACCAAGCCACGGACAAAGCCCTCTGGTGACAGTGATTTAGAACCAGAACCCTCAGCATAA
- the tilS gene encoding tRNA lysidine(34) synthetase TilS, whose product MLLGKDEVKIFSAVSTALALHKGEKIGVAVSGGGDSVGLLHLLHQICRNSGKTIEAITVDHGLRDGSAAEAEFVKTMCNSIGVRHASVLWAGWKGDGNLQNEARRARYRLIADWAISRQLSFVCLGHTENDVAETFLMRVARESGVDGLSRMSADFQKSGMHFLRPLLDVSRSELRSFLRHQNIDWCEDPSNRNEAFERVRARRALKALDNSGISISALAAVSRNMSQARDALRAVTHCVSSSLVAQRHGDLIVQRAGFLAENPEIQRRLLNDILSWISNRAYPVRRAPIADLMVSIQEQRNFSLGGCMVFVGSKEIRIAREYNAVRDLVEYSPMWDRWAIEGPWRVGMAVRALGEPSLAILEDWRALQIPRQTLMASPSVWQKDKLLAAPLAQFGQGWQANLINGSFHDANSPE is encoded by the coding sequence ATGCTCTTAGGCAAGGACGAAGTGAAAATCTTTAGTGCGGTTTCTACCGCACTAGCGCTTCATAAAGGCGAAAAAATTGGCGTTGCGGTTTCGGGTGGCGGGGACTCTGTCGGTTTGCTGCATTTGCTGCACCAGATTTGCAGAAATTCCGGCAAAACCATAGAGGCCATAACCGTTGATCATGGCCTAAGGGATGGTTCAGCTGCAGAGGCCGAATTTGTCAAAACAATGTGCAACAGCATTGGTGTGCGGCATGCGTCGGTGCTCTGGGCGGGCTGGAAAGGGGATGGAAACCTACAAAACGAGGCGCGGCGTGCAAGGTATCGACTGATCGCTGACTGGGCAATTTCGCGACAACTATCCTTTGTGTGCTTGGGTCACACGGAAAACGATGTTGCAGAGACTTTTCTAATGCGCGTTGCCCGTGAAAGCGGGGTCGATGGATTGTCACGGATGTCTGCGGACTTTCAGAAATCTGGGATGCACTTTCTACGCCCATTGCTTGATGTTTCTCGAAGTGAGTTGCGATCCTTCTTAAGGCACCAAAACATCGATTGGTGTGAAGATCCTTCTAATAGAAACGAGGCTTTTGAGCGTGTGCGCGCACGGCGCGCGTTGAAAGCTTTAGACAATAGCGGCATTTCTATCAGCGCATTGGCCGCTGTTTCGCGCAATATGTCTCAAGCCCGAGATGCATTGCGGGCAGTGACCCATTGTGTAAGCTCGAGTCTTGTGGCGCAACGCCATGGAGATCTCATTGTGCAACGCGCTGGGTTTCTTGCAGAAAACCCAGAGATCCAACGCCGTCTTCTTAACGATATTCTGAGTTGGATTTCAAACCGCGCTTACCCTGTCCGCCGCGCGCCGATTGCTGACCTGATGGTTTCTATCCAAGAACAGCGGAATTTTTCGCTTGGGGGGTGTATGGTGTTTGTGGGTTCTAAGGAAATTCGCATTGCACGGGAATACAATGCGGTTCGCGATCTTGTAGAATACTCACCCATGTGGGATCGCTGGGCCATAGAGGGACCTTGGCGGGTTGGCATGGCCGTGCGTGCATTGGGTGAACCATCGCTAGCAATACTAGAAGACTGGAGAGCGCTGCAGATTCCAAGACAAACTTTAATGGCGTCGCCCTCTGTCTGGCAAAAAGACAAACTTTTAGCGGCTCCATTGGCGCAATTTGGCCAAGGTTGGCAGGCAAATCTGATAAACGGTTCTTTTCATGACGCAAATTCGCCAGAATAA
- the ybgF gene encoding tol-pal system protein YbgF, which produces MRALAVTVFLLAGVSPLATVAQTKEETLADIRQQLSILYVDVQRLKRELSTTGAPQNSVSGGSVLSRMDAIERELQSLTGKSEQIEFRIEQIVADGTNRIGDLEFRLVELEGGDLSQLGETTTLGGNLDTSTVKTRIESSQSELAIGEETDFQRAKDALEAQQFRAAAEQFSAFTQAYPGSPLEAEAHLRRGQALEGAGVMTDAARAYLESYSGYSQSFVAPEALFRLGSSLGKLGQVNEACVTLSEVEIRHPGHVFAGQAKAEMQSLGCS; this is translated from the coding sequence ATGCGCGCGCTTGCAGTTACTGTGTTTTTATTGGCTGGCGTTTCACCGTTGGCAACCGTCGCACAGACAAAAGAAGAGACCCTGGCAGATATACGCCAGCAATTGTCCATCCTCTATGTCGATGTACAACGACTGAAACGCGAACTTTCAACCACAGGCGCTCCGCAAAACTCTGTTTCGGGTGGTTCTGTTTTATCTCGAATGGATGCAATCGAACGCGAACTACAAAGCCTGACCGGTAAGAGCGAGCAAATCGAGTTTCGCATCGAACAGATCGTCGCTGATGGGACTAACAGGATAGGCGATCTCGAATTTCGCCTGGTCGAACTAGAGGGTGGCGATCTGAGTCAACTTGGTGAAACGACCACATTGGGTGGGAACCTAGATACATCAACCGTTAAAACCCGGATCGAATCTTCTCAAAGTGAGCTTGCCATAGGTGAGGAGACAGATTTTCAGCGTGCGAAAGATGCGCTGGAGGCACAGCAATTCAGAGCTGCGGCTGAACAGTTTTCCGCGTTCACGCAGGCCTACCCTGGAAGCCCGCTTGAAGCTGAGGCGCATTTGCGTAGAGGGCAAGCACTGGAAGGTGCCGGTGTCATGACGGATGCCGCGCGTGCCTATTTGGAAAGCTATTCCGGGTATTCACAAAGCTTTGTTGCACCCGAAGCATTGTTTCGTCTGGGTTCTTCTCTTGGAAAGCTGGGGCAGGTTAACGAAGCTTGTGTTACCCTTAGTGAAGTCGAAATTCGCCACCCAGGGCATGTTTTTGCAGGACAAGCCAAGGCAGAGATGCAGAGCCTGGGATGCTCTTAG
- the pal gene encoding peptidoglycan-associated lipoprotein Pal produces MLNFKMATAVLAVVALGACTNPNGVGNGGLFGGGSNNGSGQTFESGSASDPTSPAYFQQTVGDRVLFLVDQATLTDAGRATLRAQAAWLAANGDYVAIIEGHADEQGTREYNLALGARRANAVREFLVSQGVAGVRLKTLSYGKERPIEICSAEDCYAQNRRAVTIISGGLTS; encoded by the coding sequence ATGCTGAATTTTAAAATGGCCACAGCAGTTTTAGCGGTTGTCGCTTTGGGCGCATGCACCAATCCAAACGGCGTCGGCAATGGCGGTTTGTTTGGGGGCGGAAGCAACAACGGCAGCGGACAAACCTTTGAAAGCGGGAGCGCAAGTGATCCGACCAGCCCTGCATATTTTCAGCAGACGGTGGGCGACCGTGTGTTATTCTTGGTTGATCAAGCCACATTGACTGATGCAGGGCGCGCCACGCTTCGGGCTCAAGCCGCTTGGCTTGCGGCAAACGGCGATTATGTCGCGATTATTGAGGGACATGCAGACGAACAGGGCACGCGTGAATACAATTTGGCCTTAGGCGCGCGCCGTGCCAATGCGGTACGCGAGTTTCTTGTTTCTCAGGGTGTGGCCGGGGTGCGCTTGAAAACTCTAAGCTATGGAAAAGAGAGACCAATTGAAATTTGTTCTGCGGAAGATTGCTATGCGCAGAACCGGCGAGCCGTAACAATTATTTCAGGCGGACTCACGAGCTAA
- the tolB gene encoding Tol-Pal system beta propeller repeat protein TolB — protein MKKIIATLLIGLLGSLQFAGLAIAQSGPLRIEITKGVIEPIPYAVPAFIAETSGAGQLAQDISDVVAADLSGTGLFRQIPKDAFISTITNFASPVQFADWKAINAQALISGAVSVDGGGNISVKFRVYDVFSGQELGNGLRFRGTRDGWRRMAHKVADAVYSRITGESGYFDSRVVYVSETGPKNDRKKRLAIMDYDGAGLKFLTDSNSIVLAPRFSPTGDRVLYTSYETGFPRVFVLDVGSVTRRALEDQAGTMSFAPRFSPDGNDVVFSITEGGNSDIYRMNIASGRRARLTSAPSIETAPSFSPDGNKIVFESDRSGTQQLYVMSATGGQAQRISFGQGRYGTPVWSPRGDLIAFTKQNKGRFHIGVMRIDGSEERLLTASFLDEGPTWSPNGRVIMFTRETQGAKGSASLYSVDVSGRNLKPVRTQGGGSDPSWSPLQQ, from the coding sequence ATGAAAAAAATTATTGCGACGCTCTTAATCGGGCTTTTAGGATCTTTGCAATTTGCAGGTTTGGCCATTGCCCAAAGCGGTCCTCTGCGTATTGAGATCACTAAGGGCGTCATTGAACCCATTCCTTATGCAGTTCCGGCATTCATTGCGGAAACCAGCGGCGCAGGACAACTTGCGCAGGATATTTCTGATGTTGTGGCTGCCGATCTTAGCGGAACTGGATTGTTTCGCCAGATTCCAAAAGATGCGTTTATCAGTACGATTACAAATTTTGCGTCGCCGGTGCAGTTCGCGGATTGGAAGGCGATAAATGCGCAGGCATTGATTTCTGGTGCTGTAAGCGTCGACGGAGGTGGCAACATCTCGGTTAAATTCCGCGTATATGATGTGTTTTCAGGACAGGAACTTGGCAATGGCTTGCGGTTTCGAGGCACGCGCGACGGGTGGCGCAGGATGGCGCACAAAGTGGCAGATGCCGTTTATAGCCGCATCACCGGCGAAAGCGGCTATTTTGACAGCCGCGTGGTCTATGTCAGCGAGACTGGTCCCAAGAATGATCGGAAAAAACGTCTCGCGATCATGGATTATGATGGTGCAGGTTTAAAGTTTTTGACAGACAGCAACAGTATTGTGCTTGCGCCGCGCTTCTCGCCGACTGGTGATCGAGTACTCTACACCTCTTATGAAACAGGCTTTCCACGCGTATTTGTTTTGGACGTCGGCAGCGTGACACGCAGAGCGTTAGAGGACCAAGCTGGCACAATGAGCTTTGCCCCTAGATTTTCCCCCGACGGCAATGATGTTGTCTTTTCGATCACCGAAGGCGGTAATTCTGATATCTATCGCATGAATATCGCAAGTGGACGGCGCGCGCGCTTGACCTCTGCACCTTCAATCGAGACAGCCCCAAGTTTCAGCCCTGACGGTAATAAAATCGTATTTGAAAGCGACCGATCCGGGACTCAGCAACTGTATGTTATGTCGGCGACTGGCGGGCAAGCACAACGCATTAGTTTTGGTCAAGGTCGTTATGGGACACCGGTCTGGAGCCCGCGGGGTGATTTGATTGCATTTACTAAACAGAATAAAGGTCGGTTTCATATCGGCGTAATGCGGATAGATGGCAGTGAAGAGCGCCTGTTAACAGCCAGCTTTCTGGATGAAGGCCCCACGTGGTCGCCAAACGGCCGTGTCATTATGTTTACCCGAGAAACGCAGGGAGCCAAAGGATCTGCATCGCTGTATTCTGTGGATGTCTCTGGGCGGAATTTAAAACCGGTGCGTACCCAAGGTGGTGGATCTGATCCTAGTTGGTCACCCTTGCAACAGTAG
- a CDS encoding cell envelope biogenesis protein TolA, giving the protein MDIITTEQFDAIQAVQRPPSAKTSVDEPVAPEVDAQPPQDPLPIVPPAKLQQPDEATPSLPDQTPNISAPSPVFIPEATPPEVENPVIEPEPSAPVSSVRPVARPVRRIAPEPVAAPEPDAQLSELDQVSTTPADTPAEVVEEKDATARPETATEIPTEPTEVASAPIKSIRPKLRPAARPAATRTSQADVSSEPGATTNTDAAVNAAMAAAMADLPATPSGPPLAQGEKDALRVSVEQCWVIDPGSLSANVVVVVGMSLDRDGSIVGNSIRRISTHGGDEASARAAFEAVRRAVLRCQRGGFNLPAEKYDSWREIELTFNPENMRRR; this is encoded by the coding sequence GTGGATATCATCACGACCGAGCAATTTGATGCGATCCAGGCGGTACAACGTCCGCCCTCTGCAAAGACCAGCGTTGACGAACCAGTGGCTCCCGAAGTGGATGCGCAACCCCCGCAAGATCCTTTGCCGATAGTGCCCCCAGCAAAGCTGCAACAACCTGACGAAGCTACACCCTCGCTTCCGGATCAGACACCAAACATTTCTGCGCCAAGCCCGGTGTTTATTCCTGAAGCAACGCCGCCTGAAGTTGAAAATCCAGTCATTGAGCCGGAGCCATCCGCGCCGGTCTCTTCTGTGCGGCCCGTTGCGCGACCAGTCCGGCGCATTGCACCCGAACCTGTGGCCGCACCCGAACCTGATGCGCAGTTGTCAGAGCTGGATCAGGTGTCGACAACGCCTGCGGACACGCCCGCAGAGGTCGTCGAAGAGAAAGACGCGACCGCAAGACCTGAGACAGCAACAGAAATACCCACTGAGCCAACCGAGGTTGCTTCGGCTCCTATAAAGTCAATCCGACCAAAACTACGCCCCGCTGCGCGTCCTGCGGCTACTCGTACAAGCCAAGCTGATGTCTCCAGCGAACCTGGTGCAACAACCAATACTGATGCAGCGGTAAACGCAGCGATGGCTGCGGCAATGGCCGATCTACCCGCAACACCAAGCGGTCCACCGTTAGCTCAAGGTGAAAAAGATGCGCTTCGCGTGTCGGTCGAACAATGTTGGGTGATCGATCCTGGCAGTCTATCAGCGAACGTCGTTGTCGTGGTTGGGATGTCACTTGATCGCGACGGCAGCATCGTCGGAAACTCAATCAGACGCATCAGTACACATGGCGGAGATGAGGCTTCAGCGCGTGCAGCATTTGAAGCTGTGCGTCGCGCCGTTTTACGCTGCCAGCGTGGTGGTTTTAATTTGCCAGCTGAAAAATATGACAGTTGGCGCGAAATTGAATTAACGTTTAATCCGGAGAATATGAGGCGCAGATGA
- the tolR gene encoding protein TolR: MGAGVVRKQGRGRKSRRTRSKPMAEINVTPFVDVMLVLLIIFMVAAPLLTVGVPVELPKTAASALPGEQEEPLTVTVTAEGSVLIQTTQTPFDELIPKLRAIATERSSDRVYLRADGSIPYETVVQVMGALNAGGFSDIGLVTDIGGPAFDGSGG; encoded by the coding sequence ATGGGGGCCGGGGTTGTTAGAAAACAGGGCCGGGGGCGAAAAAGCCGCCGAACACGCTCTAAGCCAATGGCTGAAATCAACGTAACACCTTTTGTGGACGTGATGTTGGTCTTGCTGATTATCTTCATGGTGGCAGCACCTTTGCTTACGGTTGGTGTGCCTGTTGAACTACCCAAGACTGCGGCAAGTGCTTTGCCAGGAGAGCAAGAAGAGCCCCTGACGGTCACGGTGACTGCAGAGGGTAGCGTGCTAATCCAGACCACACAAACGCCATTTGACGAATTGATTCCTAAACTGCGCGCGATTGCGACAGAAAGATCGTCAGACCGGGTTTATCTGCGCGCTGACGGGTCCATTCCCTATGAAACTGTTGTCCAAGTCATGGGCGCGCTCAATGCTGGAGGCTTTTCCGATATCGGATTGGTGACTGATATTGGTGGGCCTGCTTTTGACGGCTCGGGCGGGTAG